DNA sequence from the Xenopus tropicalis strain Nigerian chromosome 4, UCB_Xtro_10.0, whole genome shotgun sequence genome:
CTGTATGGATCAAAACCGAAACCTGGGGAGGGCTCACTAACATTGACGCAGTGATCGGCCAGTCGCTGGTTGCTGCTTCATAGCCCCACTCCCGTGACGCCATGGCCCAGTCTCTTCCCTGCCACTTGATGTCACGGGCCCACCTCTTCCCGCCCCCCGTGacatcacccccaccccctgccggtgaagaaagccggcagaggtggcaaccctaattggaTCCCGAAATCCATCGCTGTTTCTTCTCCATTAGTAGCAGCTAAGGGAGCTGCTACTAACGTACAGAGAGCAACGGTTATCTCTGCTGTTCTTCTAGGCCTCAAAACATTCTCTTTACATCTCTTTGCATCTTTTTCTTCATCGTACAGAAAATATTCCTGTTTTTGTATTGGTATGGTGTATCCAACTGCATAGAATTTACTGAAGGATGCACCAACTCctcttcttctctttctcttctttctctttttctttctcctctttctctttctccttctctttttctttctctttttctttctccgtctctttctctttttctttctcctctatctctctttctttctccttctcctctttttctttctctttctccttctccttctctttctcctcttctttcttcttctccttctctttctcctcttctttcttcttctccttttccttctcctctttctctttctctttttctttttcctctttctctttttctttctcctctttctctttttctttctctttctccttctctttctctttttctttctccttctctttttctctctcttcctCCTTCTTTTCTATCTTTTGCTCAGTAGTTGGAGCTGAGCTTGCTCTCCAGTAGGGACTCACATATGTGAACCCTTTGAAGAGTGATTGGTCCTTTTTAGCAATTGGAGACTTCTCTTCTTCTGAACATAATACCTGCTCATGTGGCAGCACTTCTTCAGTTATcatcactctgggctaaaaacaGAAGGTTAgggaaacattagaaacctcagataattttttttatgtcttccctaaccagaagaacagaagaatcttggaattaaaaaaatgatcatgtaaattgcaaaagtgcttaaaataGCAATCTCGTCAATTTTACAtttgcttattttaaaggtttgctTATCCTTTAAAACCTTACAATTAGATTTGTTCTAGAAATATTGGACTTCTATTGTTTTCTAATGTGGGCATAACTACAGTCTGAGAATAGACAAAGAGATGGCTATTGAATGTTTTAATACCTACCATACTGAAGGGGGGCTCCATTCTACCTGCTTCAAGGTCCTCCCAAACTATTGGATTAAAGAAAGGGTGGGCTTTCATGCTGCTTGCATCTGTAAGCCGACCAGCAGGATCTTTCCGCAGGAGCTGTGAAAAGATACATCATAAGTAAGCACATCCCATACATTCTCTCCATCCATCTATCTGCCATATTGGTCTCTAACTGCCAAGTGTTGTACTACTCTCTTATTCTTACCTTTGTGATGAGATCCTTAATATCACCTTTTAAAGTCCTTAAACATTTGATTTCACCTTTTGGAATGGATTGGAATGGCATCTTTCCAGTTACCATCTCATACAGTATAATCCCATATGACCACCAGTCGACAGAcgcattgtatttcttttttcctgtCATCTGTAATAGCAAATGCAGAACAATGGCATTATTTACCCAACACATCATAAATTATTTCCCTAAatctaattaaaaattaaatatgggCAGACAAAGCAAAactattcattaaaaaaagaccTTACCTCTGGTGCAATGTACCCTGGAGTTCCGGCGTATTCTGTGGCTGTCTGTCCTTCAAACATATTCTCTAGAGCGAGACCAAAGTCTGCTATTTTAATATGACCGACAGAGTCCAGTAGGATATTTTCTGGCTTCAGGTCACTGAAAGAGACATTATAAGAATATTAGCCACAGTCACggacaccccccccccgcacGCAAGATGTCCCCATTACTCCATATGTGAGAAAAATCACAGTGCCGCCcataaatttgtgctgccctaggcctgggcctttgctgcctctccacaaatccaggcctggccgTGCATAGATgct
Encoded proteins:
- the LOC116410376 gene encoding protein kinase C delta type-like, whose translation is MDSVTSQYIAIKTLKKRKLLEEDEREFIMVEHQILQIANECKFLTGLYAAFHNKDYVFYAMEYLPGGSLGELLSARGPLNIETVRFIAAELICGISFLHSKGIVHRDLKPENILLDSVGHIKIADFGLALENMFEGQTATEYAGTPGYIAPEMTGKKKYNASVDWWSYGIILYEMVTGKMPFQSIPKGEIKCLRTLKGDIKDLITKLLRKDPAGRLTDASSMKAHPFFNPIVWEDLEAGRMEPPFSMPRVMITEEVLPHEQVLCSEEEKSPIAKKDQSLFKGFTYVSPYWRASSAPTTEQKIEKKEEEREKEKEKEKEK